Proteins from a genomic interval of Bombyx mori chromosome 8, ASM3026992v2:
- the LOC101741618 gene encoding ras-related protein M-Ras: MTRPGPPNENLPTVKLVVVGDGGVGKSAITIQFFQKLFVTDYDPTIEDSYIQHTEVDGQWCILDVLDTAGQEEFSAMREQYMRKGDGFLIVFSVTDKQSFENIRHFHTQILRVKDRDSYPMVVVGNKVDLVHARVVPPAAARLAARALHAPYLETSAKEPPLNIDAAFHELVRLIRNHPQQEDKQRRRHKFGKCCLL; the protein is encoded by the exons ATGACTCGGCCGGGGCCACCCAACGAGAATCTTCCTACC GTGAAACTGGTGGTAGTAGGTGATGGTGGAGTAGGTAAGAGTGCGATCACCATCCAGTTCTTCCAGAAGTTGTTTGTGACAGATTATGATCCTACTATTGAGGACTCTTACATACAGCATACAGAAGTGGATGGTCAGTGGTGCATTCTTGATG TATTGGATACAGCTGGACAGGAAGAGTTCAGTGCGATGCGCGAGCAGTACATGCGGAAGGGCGACGGCTTCCTCATCGTGTTCTCAGTGACGGACAAGCAGAGCTTCGAGAACATTCGTCACTTCCACACCCAGATCCTCAGGGTTAAGGACAG AGACTCGTATCCGATGGTGGTGGTGGGCAACAAGGTGGACCTGGTGCACGCGCGCGTGGTGCCGCcggccgccgcgcgcctggccGCCCGCGCGCTGCACGCCCCCTACCTGGAGACCAGCGCCAAGGAGCCGCCGCTCAACATCGACGCCGCCTTCCACGAGCTGGTCCGGCTCATCCGCAACCACCCGCAGCAGGAGGACAAGCAACGCCGCAGACACAAGTTCGGGAAGTGCTGCCTCCTCTGA